CTTTCCAGAATAAGGTGGGTAAATCATACTTTTGCATATGTATTATTGGAATCTGGTTATGATACGGTAGAGAAAGTGGCAAAGGCAGATTACAAAGAATTATATACAATTATAAAACAACTTAACGAGGAAAGAAAAATTTATAACGCTCATATTGGGGAACGTGATATGAAAATGGTCATTGAATCTGCCCAAGGGCTAGACATTGAAATTGAATACTAATTTCAAAACATTCAAATACAGAACAACCGCATCAACACCGACATTTACCGCACTGCTTCGCTCTGCGGAAAATGTGGGTTATGCCGGCGTTCTGTGTTATCAATGAATGAAAAAGATAAAATTCAAAAGCACCCAATAATCATGAAAAGGCGTTCCATAAAAGATGGCCTTTTACCGGCCGAGGCCCCTGAATATAGGTGTTCACAGCGGCTGCACTATATTAGAATACCTGACTACGTTACAATTATTGCAAGCATTATGCTTGACTTTATTACAAGATTAGTGTCAAATATCTCTTACCTTATACCAATCAACAAATGAGACTCCAATGTTTAAAAGAGATATCTTAAAACAATTATCAGGATGGGCAGAGAAAAAAGACCAGAAACCATTGATTCTGAGAGGCGCAAGGCAAGTAGGAAAAACGACTGCTATTCACCTTTTTTCAGAACGATTCGATCAATATCTATATTTGAATCTTGAAATAAAAGAGGACCGAACCATTTTTGAGCAGGACTATTCCATTGAAGATTTACTGCAGGCTATTTTCTTTTATAAAAATCAAGTGAAGCATGAAGGTGAAATTTTAATATTCATAGATGAGATTCAGGCTTGTCCAGCAGCTGTCTCCTATCTCAGATATTTTTATGAAGCATTTCCCGATATTTACGTTATTGCAGCCGGATCTCTTTTAGAGACACTTATTGATACCCATATCAGCTTTCCTGTCGGCAGAGTGGAATATCTTGTGATGAAACCTTTGAGTTTCAAGGAATTTTTAAATGCTTTATCCGAAACAGCCAGTCTGGACATTCTTACAAAAAACATTCCAGCCCCTGATTTCGCACATGAAAAGCTAATGAAATTATTTCAAACCTAT
This genomic window from Bacteroidota bacterium contains:
- a CDS encoding DUF4332 domain-containing protein; this encodes QKPNRIKDFSCISDDIFNRLEKSGFKNTLKLYDSVLTPEKRSELSKKTGISQKEMLKLAKLTDLSRIRWVNHTFAYVLLESGYDTVEKVAKADYKELYTIIKQLNEERKIYNAHIGERDMKMVIESAQGLDIEIEY